From Paenibacillus sp. FSL H8-0537:
GATGAAACGGCATTTTGCAGGCTGTCCGCTGTGCTCTTCTGATTAATAGCACGAATGAGCAGCTTCGTTACCCATTCCCGTGTAGCTGGGCGCTGTCCCCAGCCTACAGCTTGATCGCCGGAAGCGGCAAGCGCATATTCTTCAGCCTGATCCAGCAAGCCTTTATCGAAAGCGAGCTTAACTTCGCCCTTAAAGTCGCTCTTAATGACGAACGTTTCTGGGAACGCAACGGTATCATCAGCTGGAGCTTCATTAGCTGCTCCAATAAAACGCAAAGCCATAAGAACAGCTTCCTGCTGCGTAACATTGTCAGCTGGGCGGAATAGACCGTTTGAGCCATTAATGATGCCTTGAAACGAAAGCTTAGTGATATGCTTTTGCGCCCAGTGATTCGATGCTACATCGCTAAACGGATTGGAGCTTACTGTCGCCGCATACGAAATAGGGGCGGGAACCACAAACGGTCCCGCCAAAACGGAAAATGCAATCGTGCCTGCAATAATAGATTTTGATGATCGTGACAATGCCATAATTATCGTTCCCCCCGAATAGTTTCAAAACGTCAAGCGTAAACGGCTGTCGCCGTCCTTTGGTGGCAAAGCTGCCGTTTCGCGTAGAAATATAGAGAAGGAATCGAAAAATCATATTCTTTCCTATATTTCAAGCGTAAACGGCTGTCGCCGTCCTTTGGTGGCAAAGCTAAGGCTTGACTGTTGGATGCTCAAGCTCAACATGGCCCATCAGCGTATCAGCGCTGTCTCCATCTACGAGCAAATCATAGGCTTTTACAAAGTCGAACTGGAACAATGTTTTTTGGAGCGTCTCCAGCACTAATACTTCGCCAGGCGAACCAAGCCGGGATTCGTCAGACAAATGAAGATCAATCGTCACCTGTCCATCGCTTCCCAGCAGCACCGATTTAACTTCGATCAGCTTCCACAGTGATACAGCGCCTTCGCCCTCCACATGCTGCAGTGCTGTTATTGCGTTTTGAACTAATTCCAGATCTGAGCTGTATGCAACCTGAACCTGCTGCTCCACTAAACCATCCAGCTCTTCATTTCCCGCATATACCTTTATTTCTAGTGTCTGTTTTTCAGGCTCAATTGACGGCTCAGCGGATGGCGAAGCCGATGGCTGAATAGAAGGCGACGGGCTGCTGCCTGCGCCTGATTCAGCCGGCTTGTTTACCGCGCCGCAGCCCGCAACGAGTCCAACTATACATAAAGTCAACATGAACTGGCTTATTGTTCGCAGCATCTGTTATCCCCCTCTCTCTACGATAGCTTTAAATAGTCCTTGATTCCTGCTACAATTCCGGCAGCGATGTTGTTTTGCACGGAATCATCAAACAGCTTCTTGTAATCGTCGGCATTAGACAAAAACCCTGCTTCGAGCAAAATCGCCGGCATCGTCGTTTCTCTCGTTACATGCAAGCTTTGCTGCTTGACCCCGCGGTCCCTAAGACCTGTTGCTTTAGCAAACTGCTTATGCACCGCATCGGCAAATGCTTTGCTGCTAGCTCTTGTGTAATAGGTTTCCGTGCCTGTTGCGGCACTGCTTGGATTGCTATTGGCATGCACAGACAGGAATAGATTGGCTTTAAGATTTTCAGCAAACTTTACCCGATCCTCCAGCTTCACATAATTGTCATCCGGACGGGATAAATAAGCTTTTATTTTCGATTCCTTATCCAGCAAAGCCTTCACCTTCAAAGAAATGCTGAGATTAAATTCTTTCTCCCATCTGCCGTTAATTCCTTTGGCACCGGGATCAGAGCCGCCATGCCCCGCGTCAATTACGATCGAATAAACACCGTTTGCTGGCAGTGTCGGACCCGCAGTTGGCGTTGGCGTCGCAGAAGGCGTCGGCGTTGGTGTCGGTGTAGCTTCCACTGGCAGCGGATCAATGACATTAATGCGAATTTCGCCTAGCGCACTGTTCATGACATCCACATCGGCATCTGCTTTCAGATCAAGCACAATGCGGACGGTTGCCGGGCTTGACGAGAACAAGGAATAGCGTATGCCGCTCAAATAAGGATGCTCGCCTACTTCAAGATTGATCTGTCCTGAGTTCAACTGCGCTATAAGCGTATCCGAATAAGACACCTTTGGAATGTCCATTACGATTCGTTTTGGGCTTTCAAGCTTGAAGGGCTGATTGTAGACTGCGCTTCCCTCGTAATGAATGATAATCGCATTTTCATTGTCATACGAAATACCCGTTACAACGCCATCAGGCTGTGTGACAACCGGATCTGTTGATGGGCTTGGCGTTGGCGTTGGTTCCGGTTCTTTAAACAATTGGACGGATTTTGTCGACTGATCCCAGTTGACCTGCATTCCGAGAGATTCCCCAACGAAACGCAGCGGAATAAGGGTTGTCCCTTTTTGCAGCAGTGCTGGCGTATCCAGCTTCACCTGCTCATTGTTAACAAAAGCGACATCCTGATTAATAGTAAGAACGATTGAATCAGAGCCATTATGTACAGTAACTGTCTGTGTAGCTGACGACCAGCCTACCTTGTAGCCGATACTCTCCGACACGAGCCGCATTGGCACAAGCGTATACTTGTTGTCTACGATTTGCGGCGCTACCTTCGAATCTAGTAAAGCCCCATTCAAATAAAGCTTTGGCACAACCTCGGCAGCATGTCCTGCACTGGAAAACAGCGTGAATAACAACGACATGAGCAACAGAATCGATACAAATTTCTTCATTTTCCACCTCGATGACTGAAATTGCCCTCATCGAATGGGGTGCATTCGACTTAAACAGACTAAAATATTAGACGCATAGCGTCAGAAAAAGTTGCGTATAGAGGAAAAAAGAGGACAAATTTTCCGACAGGAAATTGCCCTCTTTTTAAAATATAGGAAAGTATATGGTTTTTCCATCCTTCTCTATACGTTTCGCCAAAACGATGGCGTCTAATAGAAAGGACGGCGATAGCCGTTTCACCTTGTTTACAGCTTATGCTTGCGCTTTTGCAGCGCGTTTTTGCTCGTAAGCTGTAATTTTATCTTCATGCATCAGCGTCAGGCCGATATCATCAAGTCCTTGCAGAAGGAACTGGCGGCGGTGCTCATCCAGCTCAAAGTTGATTTCCAGACCGTAATCATCAGTCAGACGATTATTTTCCAGATCAACATTCAGCGTGTAGCCCTCATGCTTCGCCGTACGCTGGAACAGATCTTCAACCTGCTCTTCGCTCAGCTTAAGCGGCAAAATGCCGTTTTTGAAGCAGTTGTTGTAGAAAATATCTGCATAAGACGGTGCGATAACGACTTTGTAGCCATAGTCGAGAATCGCCCATGGCGCATGCTCACGGGAGGAGCCGCAACCGAAGTTAGCGCGTGAAATGAGCACGGAAGCGCCTTGATAACGAGGCTTATTCGGTTCAAATTCAGCGTTGACTTCACCGTTCTCATGAAAGCGCCATTCGAAAAATAGAAACTGTCCAAAGCCGCTGCGCTCAATGCGCTTCAAAAATTGTTTAGGAATAATCGCATCCGTATCTACGTTAACGCGATCGACTGGAGCAACAATGCCCGTAAACTGTTTAAATGGTTCCATATCGGTAATACCCCTCTCGCACGTCCTGATTAGTTCAATACTTCTGTTTTGACATTCCAATCACGCACATCTGTAAAGCGGCCCATAACAGCTGCAGCAACAGCCATTGCTGGAGATACAAGATGCGTACGGCCTCCGCGGCCTTGGCGGCCTTCGAAGTTGCGGTTCGATGTCGAAGCACAGCGTTGTCCTGGTTGCAGAACGTCCGGGTTCATCGCCAGACACATCGAGCAGCCTGCTTCACGCCATTCGAAACCTGCTTCGATAAATACTTTATCAAGGCCTTCTTTTTCAGCCTGAATTTTAACGCGGCCTGAGCCTGGAACAACGATTGCTGTCACTCTATCGCTAACTTTGTAGCCGCGAGCGATTTCAGCAGCAGCACGAAGATCCTCAATACGTCCATTTGTACAAGAACCGATAAACACATAATCGATCTCGATTTCGTTCATAGGCGTACCTGGCTTCAGATCCATATATTCCAATGCTTTCTCAGCAGCTTTACGCTCATTTTCCGTAGGTAGCTGTGCTGGGAAAGGAACCGAAGATGTAATATCTGTACCCATACCAGGGCTAGTACCCCAGGTTACTTGCGGGATCAGGGAATCAACGTCAAAATCAACGATTGTGTCATAAGTTGCGCCTTCATCAGTGGAAAGCAATTTCCACTCTTCTACAGCCGCATCATAATCTGCTGGAGCATACTCGCGTCCACGAAGATAGTTGAACGTCGTTTCGTCAGGAGCGATCAGGCCTGCGCGAGCGCCGCCTTCGATCGACATGTTGCAAACCGTCATACGCTCTTCCATCGTCAGCGAGCGAATCGATTCGCCTGTGTACTCGATAACGTAGCCAGTAGCGAAGTCCGTACCGTATTTTGCGATAACGCCCAAAATCATATCCTTTGCCGTTACGCCCGGTTTACGGTTGCCCGTGAAGCGAACTTCCATCGTTTTTGCTTTCGATTGCTGCAGGCATTGTGTTGCCATTACGTGCTCAACCTCGGAAGTACCGATACCAAATGCCAGCGCGCCGAACGCACCATGCGTGGAAGTATGGCTGTCGCCGCAAACGATCGTTTTGCCCGGATGCGTAAGGCCAATTTCAGGACCCATAACGTGTACAACGCCTTGGTCAATATTGTCAAGATCAAACAGCTTTACGCCGAAATCTTTACAGTTTTGCGTCAGTGTATCAATTTGCTGCTTGGAGATAGGATCTGTAATGTTGAAGCGGTCTTTCGTAGGAACGTTGTGATCCATCGTTGCGAATGTCAAATCTGGACGACGCACTTTACGGCCAGACATGCGAAGACCTTCGAAAGCTTGCGGCGAAGTTACTTCGTGAACCAGTTGAAGATCGATATAAATGATACTCGGCTTGCCTTCTTCTTGATTAATGACATGATTGTCCCAAATCTTCTCAAACATCGTTCTTTTAGCCATTAAATTCACCCCATTGTTCGACTTCTCTTCAAAATGATGCTCTAAGCATAACACTTGGCACTTGATTGATCCAAGATATAATATCTATAATGTCTATAGGTAACAACTATAACGGTAAATGAAGAAGCTCTTCCCAGCAAGGTGAAACGGCTATCGCCGTCCTTTGGCGGCGCGGCGCGTTTCAGTCCGAGAAATATAAGCGTATTTATACGAGAACACTTATAAATTCTTATATTTAAAACAAAGAAAGCAGGATGCCCATGGAGCTCAGACAACTGCAGTATGTGCTGCAAATCGCAATTGAAAAAAACTTCTCCCGCGCAGCGGAAAAGCTGCATATCGCCCAGCCATCGCTCAGCCAGCAGCTGTCGAAGCTGGAGCAGGAGCTTGGCGTGCTGCTGTTTCGGCGCACGACCAACTCCGTTGAGTTGACGCAGGCCGGGCAAGTTTTTGTCGACAAATCCCAAACGATCCTTGATGCAATCGAGCAGCTCAAGCAGGAAATGGACGATATGGCGCAAATGCGGCGCGGACGCCTCGTCGTCGGAACGCTGCCGATTACGGGCTCGCATATACTGCCGCTCGTCCTGCCGGTATTCGGCGCCCAGTATCCTCAAATTGAAGTTGTGCTCGTGGAGGATACTTCAGCAAAGCTGGAGCAGCTTACAGCAAGCGGCGGCACCGACCTCAGCTTGTTGTCTCTTCCGCTAGCCGACACCTCGCTTGCATGGGAGCCATTAATGGAAGAAGAAATTTGTTTGGCGATCCCGCCGCAGCATCCGCTTGCGGAAAGCACAGAGCCTGTACCGATTAGCGTATTGCGCAATGAACCATTTATCGGATTAAAAAAAGGCCAGGGCTTCAGGCAAATTACAGTCGAGCTGTGCCAAGCTTCTGGCTTTACGCCGCAAATCGTATTTGAAAGCAGCAATATTGAAACCGTCCAATCGCTCGTCGCGGGCGGCATGGGCATCGCTTTCGTCCCGAAAATGCTGACACGCCAAAGAGGGAGCGAATTCGCCCCCATCTATTTGCCGCTATCGCCCAAAGCATCACGGACGCTGGTCATCGCCAGCCGCAAGGGCCGTTACCTGTCTAAAGCTACGGAAGCTTTCATTAGAACGATGAACAAAACCATTGTCCACTATAAATAATAAGTTTGCTGGGGAGCATGATGAAACAGACAGCAGAACTGATTTTTCATCATGCTTCTAATACAGTCCCGGCCTGCGGTCTTCGAAGACGGGAATTTTGCCTCGAACGGCATCAACTAGCGCCAAATCGATTTCCGCATAAATAATCGCTTCGTCCTCCCCACCCTCGGCTATCGTTTCCCCCCACGGATCAAGCACGAGTGAATGTCCGAAAAAGCTCGTTTCGCCGCTTTGCCCAACCCGATTGCAGGCAATGACGAACATTTGATTTTCAATCGCTCTGGCGCTCAGCAGCGTTTTCCAGTGATGCAGGCGCGGATTCGGCCATTCGGCTGGAACGAATAACAGCTTGGCGCCTCCAAGCGCCAGCTTGCGAGCAAGCTCAGGGAAACGGATATCATAACAGATCATCATGCCGGCTTCCTGTCCGCCAAGCTGGAATGAGCCTAGCTTATCGCCAGCCTGCAAATATTTTTCCTCGTCCATTAACCGAAACAGATGGATTTTAGAATAATCGGCTATCGTTTCCCCTGCACGGTCGAAAGCAAAGATCGTATTGTAAACCCCATCCGCCCTGCTTTCCGCGATTGAGCCCGCAACAATATTCACTTGATGCTTGGCCGAGAAGGCTGACAAAAACTGCTTCGTCCGCTCTCCATTCGCATCGGCCAGCGTTTCAATTTCCGTCAGCGCATAGCCCGTGTTCCACATTTCGGGAAAAACAATAACGTCCAGCTTGCGTCCACCGCTTACCGCTTTCTCCAGCATTTGCTCAAGCTTGGCAAAGTTAGCCTCTGGATTTCCAGCTTTTATATCCATTTGCAGCAGCGCAAGGTTTAATTTTTCAGTATTCATTTTCGGCGAGCCTCCTATTATGATGCAACCATTCATTTTCCCTAATGATACCTTCACATGGTTCTGTGTCAAGATGGGGATGATAACTCAAGTACAATTACCAAGCCATATACAGACAAGGAGCATGCCAACATGAAGCTGCAAAAATGGATAGCTGCCCTGTGCGCAGCTTGCTCACTATTTATTTTCGCCTCCACCGGCTTTGCCCAGGAGACAGCGAAAGAGCAACCGACCGTGGGACCAGTTCAAGTTTTTGATGTAAAAGCCGGCAAGGTCGTTCTAACTGTACCGAATGACGACGACTATCAAAAGATGGCAAACAGTTGGCTGGACTCTGTAACGGGTCTTGCCCCCCAATTAACGAATGACAACACCTGTACCTATGTTTATCGCGTTCCACTTGCAAAAGCATACAACCTGAGCACGAATAATATTTCACTCCAAGTAAAAGAAGTGTTTTTATTCGTATGTGGAGGCAAAGCCCCTCAGCTGTTGGTTTTTGATGAACAGCGCAGGCCGCTGCTGCTGTTGTTTAAAGCCGACATCGCAGCTTTTATTAAAAAAGTCGGCATTCCGGCCACTTAAGAATCCATTCCAACTGAATCACTCGACATAAATGGTTTTTGCGTGCTACAGTAATGCTTAACGGCTTATTGTTCATGAGCAACTATTGGATGTGGAGTGTGAATAAAAATGGAAACAAAGCTGGAACAGCATATCATTAAACCAGCAGATCGTATGACGGGCTTGCCCACGCAATTTTTTGCTAAATTGGTTGCTAAGGCTAATGCCCAAGTTGCCAAGGGCCGCGACGTTATTAACCTTGGACAAGGCAATCCCGATCAGCCGACTCCGCCGCACATTGTGGCAAAGCTTCAAGAAGCTGCCGCTAACCCCATGTATCACCGTTATCCGCCTTTTAGCGGCTACCCTTTTCTCAAGGAAGCCGTCGCAAAACGTTATAAGGAAGATTATAACGTTGATATAGACCCAACCACAGAAGTCGCTATTTTGTTCGGCGGCAAAACAGGCCTGGTGGAAATTAGCCAGTGCCTGCTGAATCCCGGCGATATCTGCCTCGTGCCTGATCCGGGCTATCCCGATTATTGGTCAGGCGTGGCACTCGCTGGAGCGGATATGCACTTTATGCCGCTAACGGCGGAAAACCGCTTTTTGCCCGATTATAGGGCCATTGACGAAGCCGCGCTGGAGCGTGCCAAGCTGATGTTTATGAACTATCCGAACAATCCGACCGGAGCGGTCGCGAATCCAGAATTTTATGCCCAAACGGTTGAATTCGCCCGCCGCACAGGCGTCGTTGTCGCAAGTGATTTTGCTTATGGCGCGATTGGCTTTGATGGCGAGCGTCCAGTCAGCTTCCTCCAAACGCCGGGAGCAAAGGAAGTGGGCATCGAGTTTTATACCTTGTCCAAATCCTACAATATGGCGGGCTGGCGCGTAGGCTTTGCACTGGGCAACTCG
This genomic window contains:
- a CDS encoding GerMN domain-containing protein, with product MLRTISQFMLTLCIVGLVAGCGAVNKPAESGAGSSPSPSIQPSASPSAEPSIEPEKQTLEIKVYAGNEELDGLVEQQVQVAYSSDLELVQNAITALQHVEGEGAVSLWKLIEVKSVLLGSDGQVTIDLHLSDESRLGSPGEVLVLETLQKTLFQFDFVKAYDLLVDGDSADTLMGHVELEHPTVKP
- a CDS encoding N-acetylmuramoyl-L-alanine amidase family protein, yielding MKKFVSILLLMSLLFTLFSSAGHAAEVVPKLYLNGALLDSKVAPQIVDNKYTLVPMRLVSESIGYKVGWSSATQTVTVHNGSDSIVLTINQDVAFVNNEQVKLDTPALLQKGTTLIPLRFVGESLGMQVNWDQSTKSVQLFKEPEPTPTPSPSTDPVVTQPDGVVTGISYDNENAIIIHYEGSAVYNQPFKLESPKRIVMDIPKVSYSDTLIAQLNSGQINLEVGEHPYLSGIRYSLFSSSPATVRIVLDLKADADVDVMNSALGEIRINVIDPLPVEATPTPTPTPSATPTPTAGPTLPANGVYSIVIDAGHGGSDPGAKGINGRWEKEFNLSISLKVKALLDKESKIKAYLSRPDDNYVKLEDRVKFAENLKANLFLSVHANSNPSSAATGTETYYTRASSKAFADAVHKQFAKATGLRDRGVKQQSLHVTRETTMPAILLEAGFLSNADDYKKLFDDSVQNNIAAGIVAGIKDYLKLS
- the leuD gene encoding 3-isopropylmalate dehydratase small subunit, with translation MEPFKQFTGIVAPVDRVNVDTDAIIPKQFLKRIERSGFGQFLFFEWRFHENGEVNAEFEPNKPRYQGASVLISRANFGCGSSREHAPWAILDYGYKVVIAPSYADIFYNNCFKNGILPLKLSEEQVEDLFQRTAKHEGYTLNVDLENNRLTDDYGLEINFELDEHRRQFLLQGLDDIGLTLMHEDKITAYEQKRAAKAQA
- the leuC gene encoding 3-isopropylmalate dehydratase large subunit — translated: MAKRTMFEKIWDNHVINQEEGKPSIIYIDLQLVHEVTSPQAFEGLRMSGRKVRRPDLTFATMDHNVPTKDRFNITDPISKQQIDTLTQNCKDFGVKLFDLDNIDQGVVHVMGPEIGLTHPGKTIVCGDSHTSTHGAFGALAFGIGTSEVEHVMATQCLQQSKAKTMEVRFTGNRKPGVTAKDMILGVIAKYGTDFATGYVIEYTGESIRSLTMEERMTVCNMSIEGGARAGLIAPDETTFNYLRGREYAPADYDAAVEEWKLLSTDEGATYDTIVDFDVDSLIPQVTWGTSPGMGTDITSSVPFPAQLPTENERKAAEKALEYMDLKPGTPMNEIEIDYVFIGSCTNGRIEDLRAAAEIARGYKVSDRVTAIVVPGSGRVKIQAEKEGLDKVFIEAGFEWREAGCSMCLAMNPDVLQPGQRCASTSNRNFEGRQGRGGRTHLVSPAMAVAAAVMGRFTDVRDWNVKTEVLN
- a CDS encoding LysR family transcriptional regulator; translation: MELRQLQYVLQIAIEKNFSRAAEKLHIAQPSLSQQLSKLEQELGVLLFRRTTNSVELTQAGQVFVDKSQTILDAIEQLKQEMDDMAQMRRGRLVVGTLPITGSHILPLVLPVFGAQYPQIEVVLVEDTSAKLEQLTASGGTDLSLLSLPLADTSLAWEPLMEEEICLAIPPQHPLAESTEPVPISVLRNEPFIGLKKGQGFRQITVELCQASGFTPQIVFESSNIETVQSLVAGGMGIAFVPKMLTRQRGSEFAPIYLPLSPKASRTLVIASRKGRYLSKATEAFIRTMNKTIVHYK
- a CDS encoding carbon-nitrogen family hydrolase → MNTEKLNLALLQMDIKAGNPEANFAKLEQMLEKAVSGGRKLDVIVFPEMWNTGYALTEIETLADANGERTKQFLSAFSAKHQVNIVAGSIAESRADGVYNTIFAFDRAGETIADYSKIHLFRLMDEEKYLQAGDKLGSFQLGGQEAGMMICYDIRFPELARKLALGGAKLLFVPAEWPNPRLHHWKTLLSARAIENQMFVIACNRVGQSGETSFFGHSLVLDPWGETIAEGGEDEAIIYAEIDLALVDAVRGKIPVFEDRRPGLY
- a CDS encoding pyridoxal phosphate-dependent aminotransferase, giving the protein METKLEQHIIKPADRMTGLPTQFFAKLVAKANAQVAKGRDVINLGQGNPDQPTPPHIVAKLQEAAANPMYHRYPPFSGYPFLKEAVAKRYKEDYNVDIDPTTEVAILFGGKTGLVEISQCLLNPGDICLVPDPGYPDYWSGVALAGADMHFMPLTAENRFLPDYRAIDEAALERAKLMFMNYPNNPTGAVANPEFYAQTVEFARRTGVVVASDFAYGAIGFDGERPVSFLQTPGAKEVGIEFYTLSKSYNMAGWRVGFALGNSQIISLINLMQDHYYCSLFGGIQEAAAEALTGPQQCVTELNATYERRREALFGALDRIGWKAERPGGSFFCWLPVPEGYTSESFADLVLQEADVVVAPGVGFGSFGEGYVRLGLLTSEARLEEAIERIGKLGIFKA